A stretch of Telopea speciosissima isolate NSW1024214 ecotype Mountain lineage chromosome 11, Tspe_v1, whole genome shotgun sequence DNA encodes these proteins:
- the LOC122645321 gene encoding probable disease resistance protein RF45, with product MSFTNEETAMPTPSPAFPHEKLQLIVTTLRLLWQNVSEHKNNPDSIARLDDATGDRFRLKTPSTTFYSKKINNFRKPLIMTHKLRKEINDIKRRIKNLSGFRVKYEIPPSEEGQISIQEMLLAGEVVGFQSQANELAKLLITEEDGGSGRFGSGGVVSITGMGGSGKTTLARKVYNRDDMLRYFARQAWVSLFKGCRVEYILYTIIQQVEPLTQKEKYELISMKAVNLGERLSNRFKEKNYLIVLDDKVVYQSPLIEASLNNNNNNNNNEKKNAMEALAKEMVAVCSGLPLAIESLGSLLYIKEPTYYQWNNVLEVVNWHLKDDWRCTEVSSRSYTELPRQLKSCFLYFGLFPKDTLIKRDRLIRLWITEGILESRENLTMEGVAEELLEELMVRNLVHVVKWKSNGVPESFVVHNLLLKLAISEATKANFFNISTSRVPLPPPWDCSRRAGFHGNNYCSDNQDKMAAASAASLFSKLQRSLLCFTEMFLRGISKFKLLKSVRFGACPRKIRFDLYNGNDGWIPEEFIVDQKATSALGVFQRPSSIPRRIDQLRHLQTLWFHTSSWIEGGLETLTNLRELGLTGIKGRMWDFIDALFRALFKLKNLELACVHLRKDMMETLEMLPKLKELRLDWHPYDGKVMKCSVGGFPKLECLILIYIDFLSIWIVEEGATPNLKILKIDRLWELECIPDGLRHIRKLQQLSLTMPKKFLGRIKKDGEDWEKIKHIPSINTREPDK from the exons ATGTCCTTCACGAATGAAGAGACTGCAATGCCAACTCCTTCCCCTGCATTCCCACATGAAAAGCTTCAGTTGATTGTGACCACACTAAGACTGCTCTGGCAAAATGTTAGTGAACACAAGAA CAATCCTGATTCTATTGCTCGCTTGGATGATGCCACCGGAGACAGATTCAG GCTGAAGACGCCATCGACAACTTTTTATTCTAAGAAGATCAACAATTTCCGGAAACCTCTTATTATGACTCACAAACTACGTAAGGAAATCAATGATATCAAAAGAAGGATCAAGAATCTTTCAGGTTTCAGAGTGAAGTATGAGATTCCTCCTTCAGAGGAGGGTCAAATATCTATTCAGGAAATGTTGTTGGCCGGTGAGGTCGTAGGCTTTCAAAGCCAAGCTAATGAGCTCGCGAAGTTACTGATTACAGAGGAGGACGGTGGAAGTGGTAGGTTTGGCAGTGGCGGCGTTGTCTCAATTACAGGTATGGGCGGATCGGGAAAAACCACCCTTGCTCGGAAAGTCTACAACAGAGATGATATGCTAAGGTATTTTGCCCGTCAAGCCTGGGTTTCTCTGTTTAAAGGGTGTAGAGTGGAATATATTTTATACACAATCATTCAACAAGTTGAGCCACTCACCCAAAAAGAGAAATATGAATTGATATCAATGAAGGCTGTAAATTTGGGGGAAAGGCTTTCTAATCGTTTCAAAGAAAAGAATTATCTCATCGTTTTAGATGAT AAGGTGGTCTACCAATCCCCGTTGATAGAAGCAAgtctcaacaacaacaacaacaacaacaacaacgagAAGAAGAATGCGATGGAAGCTCTCGCAAAGGAAATGGTTGCCGTATGTTCTGGATTACCGTTAGCTATTGAGTCTTTGGGAAGCcttttatatataaaagaacCAACTTATTATCAATGGAATAATGTGTTGGAAGTTGTGAATTGGCATCTAAAGGACGACTGGAGATGTACAGAGGTGTCATCGAGGAGCTACACTGAATTACCTCGTCAGTTGAAGTCTTGCTTTCTTTATTTTGGGCTTTTCCCAAAAGATACGTTGATCAAGAGGGACAGATTGATAAGGTTATGGATTACGGAGGGAATTCTGGAATCAAGAGAGAATTTAACAATGGAAGGTGTGGCGGAAGAGCTCCTTGAGGAGCTGATGGTGAGGAACCTGGTCCATGTTGTCAAGTGGAAATCCAATGGGGTACCTGAATCTTTTGTTGTTCATAATCTCCTCTTGAAATTGGCAATTTCAGAAGCTACGAAAGCTAATTTTTTTAACATCTCCACTTCACGAGTGCCGCTGCCGCCGCCCTGGGATTGTTCTCGTCGTGCAGGCTTCCATGGCAATAATTATTGTAGTGATAATCAAGATAAAATGGCTGCTGCGTCGGCGGCTTCCTTGTTTTCAAAACTTCAACGCTCGCTGCTCTGCTTCACTGAAATGTTCCTTCGAGGAATCTCGAAATTCAAACTACTTAAAAGTGTTAGATTTGGAGCGTGTCCCAG AAAGATAAGGTTTGATCTATATAATGGTAACGATGGCTGGATACCTGAAGAATTCATTGTTGATCAGAAAGCCACTAGTGCTCTTGGGGTTTTCCAACGACCTTCTTCAATTCCTAGACGCATTGACCAACTAAGGCATCTACAGACACTCTGGTTTCATACAAGCAGTTGGATAGAGGGTGGCCTCGAAACATTGACCAATCTTAGGGAATTGGGTTTAACAGGAATTAAAGGACGCATGTGGGATTTCATAGATGCATTGTTCCGTGCCCTCTTCAAATTGAAGAACCTTGAG TTGGCTTGTGTTCATCTAAGGAAAGATATGATGGAGACACTCGAGATGCTGCCCAAATTAAAGGAATTAAGGTTAGATTGGCACCCATATGACGGAAAAGTGATGAAATGCTCTGTAGGAGGGTTCCCTAAACTCGAGTGTTTgattctcatttatattgatttCTTGAGTATTTGGATAGTGGAGGAAGGAGCAACGCCTAATCTGAAGATATTGAAAATTGATCGCCTTTGGGAGTTAGAATGCATTCCCGATGGGCTGAGGCACATCAGAAAACTACAGCAACTTTCCTTGACTATGCCAAAGAAGTTCCTTGGGAGGATtaaaaaagatggagaagatTGGGAGAAGATCAAACATATACCTTCCATCAATACAAGGGAACCGGACAAGTAA